From the Lampris incognitus isolate fLamInc1 chromosome 10, fLamInc1.hap2, whole genome shotgun sequence genome, one window contains:
- the socs3a gene encoding suppressor of cytokine signaling 3a gives MVTHSKFNSAMSSSPFEPNMRLPQRYKTFTSKMQYQMVLSTVHKLQESGFYWGPISGKEANGILSSEPIGTFLIRDSSDNRHLFTLCVKTASGTKNLRIQCDTGLFSLQTDPKSIQSVPRFDCVLKLVHYYMPQSIGALSVGNTRSGNMYYIYSGGEKIPLELIKPLPSSLSSLQHLCRKTVNGHLDISTNRDQLPRPLKDFLQEYDAPI, from the coding sequence ATGGTAACTCACAGCAAATTTAACTCCGCCATGAGCAGCAGCCCCTTCGAACCCAACATGCGGCTGCCTCAGCGTTACAAGACCTTCACCTCCAAGATGCAATACCAGATGGTCCTGTCTACTGTCCACAAACTCCAGGAGAGTGGCTTTTACTGGGGCCCTATCAGTGGCAAAGAGGCCAACGGCATACTGTCATCGGAGCCCATCGGTACATTCCTCATCCGAGACAGCTCTGACAACCGACACCTCTTCACCCTCTGTGTCAAGACGGCATCGGGCACAAAGAACCTGCGCATCCAATGTGACACGGGCCTGTTTTCTTTGCAGACAGACCCTAAGAGTATTCAGTCGGTCCCTCGTTTTGACTGTGTACTCAAGCTTGTCCACTACTACATGCCCCAGAGCATTGGGGCCCTGTCCGTGGGGAACACACGCAGTGGAAATATGTACTACATCTACTCCGGAGGGGAAAAGATCCCTCTTGAACTCATAAAGCCTCTCCCCTCTAGCCTGTCTAGCCTCCAGCACTTATGCAGGAAAACGGTTAACGGACACTTGGACATTTCGACTAACAGAGACCAGCTCCCACGTCCGCTCAAAGATTTCCTCCAGGAGTATGATGCTCCTATCTAG